From a region of the Candidatus Margulisiibacteriota bacterium genome:
- the crcB gene encoding fluoride efflux transporter CrcB, which translates to MLAKLFYIAAGGVIGALARYILSAGTHKLYVGPFPLGTLLVNLSGSLVIGLLWGIFDQYDLSHNWRLFFFVGILGSYTTFSSFGLDTFHLFRDGEMTLAVLNILLNNVLGILLVFIGYGITRLVFRFI; encoded by the coding sequence ATGTTGGCAAAACTCTTTTATATTGCCGCCGGCGGAGTGATCGGCGCTCTGGCCCGCTACATTCTCTCGGCCGGGACGCACAAACTCTATGTCGGCCCTTTTCCGCTTGGCACGCTCCTGGTTAATTTAAGCGGTTCGCTGGTGATCGGTTTGTTGTGGGGAATTTTTGACCAGTACGACCTGTCGCACAATTGGCGGCTCTTCTTTTTTGTCGGGATCCTGGGGAGTTACACCACTTTTTCCAGTTTTGGGCTCGATACCTTTCATCTTTTCCGCGACGGGGAGATGACGCTGGCGGTTTTAAATATTTTGTTGAACAATGTTCTGGGGATTTTGCTGGTCTTTATTGGCTACGGGATCACCCGGTTGGTTTTCAGATTCATTTAA